The Nitrospira tepida genome includes a window with the following:
- a CDS encoding MarR family winged helix-turn-helix transcriptional regulator encodes MAEVNHEPLQNRIANGLAKIALAIKSRAWREGGNQWLPPLQAQTLRLLLKRVGHDTPVSLIAQDLAVTMPTVSEMLRVLMRKGMIKRVQSKDDHRVFNIELTAKGKREAARLSEWPYLLAATQDLSQAEQVSLLKATIKVIRSLQDQGEISTARMCVTCRYFRPHAHQDEVNPHHCEYVDAAFGDHLLRVDCSEHQAAPDEAQQANWSAWLKTGS; translated from the coding sequence ATGGCCGAGGTGAATCACGAGCCGTTGCAGAATCGCATCGCGAACGGATTGGCCAAGATCGCGCTCGCGATCAAGAGCCGCGCGTGGCGGGAGGGCGGCAATCAATGGCTGCCGCCGTTGCAGGCCCAGACATTGCGGCTCCTGTTGAAACGGGTCGGCCACGACACCCCGGTTTCGCTGATTGCGCAGGATCTGGCGGTGACGATGCCGACCGTCTCCGAGATGCTGCGGGTGCTCATGCGCAAGGGGATGATCAAGCGGGTTCAGTCGAAAGATGACCACCGCGTCTTCAACATCGAGTTGACGGCCAAGGGCAAGCGCGAAGCCGCGCGTCTGTCCGAATGGCCCTATCTCCTGGCCGCCACGCAAGACCTGTCACAGGCCGAGCAGGTCAGTCTCCTCAAGGCGACGATCAAGGTGATCCGGTCGCTTCAGGATCAAGGCGAGATCTCCACCGCCCGCATGTGCGTCACCTGCCGGTATTTCCGTCCTCATGCACATCAGGATGAGGTCAATCCGCACCATTGCGAATATGTCGATGCGGCGTTCGGCGATCACCTTTTGCGCGTCGACTGCTCCGAGCACCAGGCGGCTCCCGACGAAGCTCAGCAGGCCAACTGGTCGGCGTGGCTGAAGACCGGCTCTTAG
- a CDS encoding TolC family protein encodes MQEGLIRFRVGALLTAGLVAFGLVEPFPSHTAEPPPAAAPKEQREPIKLEDAVFRALKNNLDITISRQTKESRLADIIIEQAKFDPTLSLNGTYTRTVNPLNRPVFGGTQGQLTDIQTFDQRNHAVTLDVTSNLMTGGNIDLNYSPQRTNVNADVASGFLFNPSYTGGLALTFTQPLLRNAGIELNQTFIKVAQNNAKVEEHVFRDRVLGVLASVEQSYWEVVFSIENLKVAQAALKAAEELLASNRAKAKAGVMSVVDVLQAEAAVASRVEQVLVADKSILDQGDQLRRLMNPSEDLLRQEVRLIPVDQPKHSLEPLSAQEAIDVALERRPEILQASKNVETSELNVKFAKNQLLPTLSFQGTTGLAGLGADYPDSVKRNFGGDYYNYGAGLVLSYPLGNRSAWSTYNKRQLEQRNAETSLQSVRQQIILAVREAIRRVQTDFKRIETTRSARIMAEKQLQAEQERLKVGLSTTRFVLDFQRDLATAQGNELRAIVDYNKSLSNLNRQKATALDLYKIELD; translated from the coding sequence ATGCAAGAGGGTCTTATTCGCTTCCGCGTTGGGGCACTGTTGACGGCGGGGTTGGTTGCGTTCGGGCTGGTTGAGCCATTCCCCAGCCACACAGCCGAGCCGCCTCCGGCCGCGGCACCGAAGGAACAGCGGGAACCGATCAAGCTGGAGGACGCCGTCTTCCGAGCCCTGAAGAACAACCTCGACATCACGATCAGTCGCCAAACCAAAGAGAGTCGGCTGGCGGACATCATCATCGAACAGGCCAAGTTCGATCCGACGCTGAGCTTGAACGGCACCTACACCCGCACGGTCAATCCCTTGAATCGACCGGTGTTCGGCGGCACGCAAGGTCAGTTGACCGATATTCAGACGTTCGACCAGCGCAACCATGCCGTGACGCTCGATGTGACCTCCAACCTGATGACGGGCGGCAATATCGATTTGAACTACAGCCCGCAACGCACCAACGTCAACGCGGACGTGGCCTCGGGCTTCCTGTTCAATCCCTCCTATACGGGCGGGCTGGCGCTGACCTTCACCCAACCCTTGCTGCGCAATGCGGGCATCGAGCTGAATCAGACCTTTATCAAGGTGGCGCAGAACAATGCCAAGGTCGAGGAACACGTCTTCCGCGACCGGGTGCTGGGGGTCCTGGCTTCCGTGGAACAATCCTATTGGGAAGTCGTCTTCTCGATCGAGAACCTGAAAGTCGCGCAGGCGGCCCTCAAGGCCGCGGAGGAACTGCTCGCGTCCAACCGGGCCAAGGCCAAAGCCGGCGTCATGTCGGTCGTGGATGTGTTGCAAGCGGAAGCGGCGGTGGCTTCGCGCGTCGAACAGGTCCTGGTGGCGGACAAGTCGATCCTCGACCAGGGCGACCAGTTGCGGCGGCTGATGAACCCGTCCGAGGACCTGTTGCGGCAGGAAGTCCGGCTGATTCCGGTCGATCAGCCGAAACACTCGCTGGAGCCCTTGAGCGCCCAGGAGGCGATCGACGTGGCGCTGGAACGGCGGCCGGAAATCCTCCAGGCTTCAAAGAACGTGGAGACCAGCGAGTTGAACGTCAAGTTCGCCAAGAACCAACTGTTGCCCACCCTCTCGTTTCAAGGCACCACCGGTCTCGCGGGGCTCGGCGCCGATTATCCGGACAGCGTGAAGCGCAATTTCGGCGGCGACTATTACAACTACGGCGCCGGCCTGGTCCTGAGCTATCCACTGGGCAACCGGTCCGCCTGGAGCACCTATAATAAGCGACAACTGGAGCAACGCAACGCCGAGACCTCGCTGCAGAGCGTACGGCAACAGATCATCCTCGCCGTCCGCGAAGCCATCCGCCGCGTGCAGACGGACTTCAAACGCATCGAAACCACTCGCTCAGCGCGGATCATGGCGGAGAAGCAGTTGCAGGCCGAGCAGGAGCGGCTGAAGGTCGGGCTCAGCACCACGCGGTTTGTGTTGGATTTCCAACGCGACCTGGCCACGGCGCAGGGGAATGAGTTGCGGGCGATCGTCGATTACAACAAGTCGCTCTCGAATCTGAACCGGCAAAAGGCCACTGCGCTCGACCTCTACAAGATTGAGTTGGACTAG
- a CDS encoding ribonuclease Z, which yields MRPSFSCCLVNDTFGDPGLYVDIAWARRALLFDLGQNFSLGPTRLLRAQDIFISHTHMDHFIGFDQVLRVALGRGKTLRLYGPPGLSANVDGKLRGYTWNLVDGYPLTIEVREFDKGRMQVTTFHAAEAFTMRRAHAQPTTTAADDGAFPVLEDPMFTVKAVALNHRIPSFAYALEEQFHVNILRERLHAAGLPVGSWLKDVKQYLWQGKPDEFRFTATLYFEHRREEREFVLGEVRERFVQITRGQKIAYVVDARYDEENEAKIVALVRGADLFYCEAPYLDADADKARDRYHLTARQAGLMARKAQVLKLVVFHFSPRYTGQGGLIEREAMDAFAG from the coding sequence ATGAGGCCATCGTTTTCCTGTTGTTTGGTCAACGACACCTTCGGCGATCCCGGCCTATATGTGGATATCGCCTGGGCCAGGCGCGCCCTCCTGTTCGACCTCGGCCAGAACTTCTCGCTCGGGCCGACCCGGTTGTTGCGGGCTCAGGACATTTTCATCTCGCACACGCACATGGATCACTTCATCGGCTTCGACCAGGTGCTGCGGGTGGCCCTGGGGCGCGGCAAGACCCTGCGACTGTACGGTCCTCCCGGTCTTTCCGCCAACGTGGACGGCAAGCTGCGCGGCTATACCTGGAACCTGGTGGACGGCTATCCCCTGACGATCGAGGTCCGCGAGTTCGACAAGGGCCGGATGCAGGTGACGACGTTTCATGCCGCCGAAGCGTTCACGATGCGGCGCGCTCACGCGCAGCCGACGACCACGGCGGCCGATGATGGCGCCTTTCCCGTGTTGGAAGATCCCATGTTCACCGTCAAGGCCGTGGCCTTGAACCATCGGATCCCTTCCTTCGCCTATGCCCTCGAAGAGCAGTTCCACGTCAACATTCTGAGGGAACGACTGCATGCGGCAGGGCTCCCGGTCGGCTCCTGGCTCAAGGACGTGAAACAGTACCTCTGGCAGGGAAAGCCGGATGAATTCCGCTTCACCGCCACGCTCTATTTCGAGCATCGCCGAGAGGAGCGGGAATTCGTGCTCGGCGAGGTCCGCGAGCGGTTCGTCCAGATCACTCGCGGCCAGAAGATCGCCTACGTCGTGGACGCCCGCTATGACGAGGAGAACGAGGCCAAGATCGTCGCGCTGGTCCGAGGCGCGGACCTGTTCTATTGCGAGGCGCCTTATCTTGATGCCGATGCGGACAAGGCGCGGGACCGGTATCATCTGACGGCGCGACAGGCCGGACTGATGGCGCGAAAGGCGCAGGTGTTGAAACTGGTGGTCTTTCACTTTTCGCCGCGCTACACGGGGCAGGGGGGATTGATCGAGCGAGAGGCGATGGATGCGTTTGCTGGATGA
- a CDS encoding DUF3147 domain-containing protein → MSEFAKYALYFLIGGLVVSVSSYLGAKGEGFLAAFASTFPAITGVTFMLIQMNGGTDSTLIYAKHLLWFVPPWLAYVGFMIFGLNRFGFWPTMAGSLTVYMCCVGLLRLALK, encoded by the coding sequence ATGAGTGAGTTCGCGAAGTATGCGCTGTATTTTCTGATCGGCGGGCTGGTCGTAAGCGTATCGAGCTACCTGGGGGCCAAGGGAGAGGGATTTCTGGCCGCCTTTGCGAGCACGTTTCCCGCCATCACCGGCGTGACCTTCATGCTGATTCAGATGAACGGCGGGACCGATTCGACCCTGATCTACGCCAAGCACCTCCTGTGGTTCGTGCCCCCCTGGCTGGCCTACGTCGGCTTCATGATCTTCGGCCTCAACCGGTTCGGCTTCTGGCCGACCATGGCCGGCTCGCTCACGGTCTACATGTGCTGCGTGGGGCTATTGCGGCTGGCGCTGAAATAG
- a CDS encoding type II toxin-antitoxin system Phd/YefM family antitoxin: MAITSKDIISLSHARAKLTELCEEVRAKGSEKIITKNGGSCAALIDAERLDYYHRLEREHIHVGLLQEAIKGLTDLKAKKRLSLAQLKSRHGR, translated from the coding sequence ATGGCCATCACATCCAAAGACATCATCTCGTTGAGCCATGCCAGAGCGAAGCTGACGGAGCTTTGCGAGGAAGTTCGCGCCAAGGGCAGCGAAAAGATCATCACCAAAAACGGGGGCAGTTGCGCCGCACTCATCGATGCGGAGCGCCTCGACTACTACCACCGCTTGGAGCGCGAGCACATCCATGTCGGGTTGCTGCAGGAAGCCATCAAGGGCCTGACCGACCTGAAAGCCAAGAAGAGGCTCAGCCTGGCCCAACTCAAGTCGCGGCATGGCCGGTAA
- a CDS encoding type II toxin-antitoxin system RelE/ParE family toxin gives MAGKRPVFAENFSANLTAIEVFLGPDGRRRFTRLLDRLFDDIIPTLCRFPRSGCSFLERTVQSTKAETLVKDLRRMLRPGDDLREYVMDDYLILYLVRRNEVIFLSIKHHRQLSFDLAQFWLEE, from the coding sequence ATGGCCGGTAAACGTCCGGTCTTCGCCGAAAACTTCTCCGCGAACCTCACCGCCATCGAAGTCTTTCTCGGTCCCGACGGCCGCCGACGTTTCACGCGCCTGTTGGACCGGTTGTTCGACGACATCATTCCGACTCTCTGCCGTTTCCCTCGATCGGGTTGCTCCTTTCTGGAACGGACGGTGCAATCCACCAAGGCCGAGACACTCGTAAAAGATCTGCGCCGGATGCTTCGACCGGGCGACGACCTGCGGGAATACGTCATGGACGACTATCTGATCCTGTACCTCGTCCGCCGCAACGAGGTGATCTTCCTCTCGATCAAACACCATCGGCAACTCTCATTCGATCTCGCGCAATTCTGGCTGGAGGAATAG
- a CDS encoding type II toxin-antitoxin system Phd/YefM family antitoxin encodes MSRTISLKEARAKFSMLVEKADRLSERFVVTKNGLPKAVVMGADEFESWVETLELLSNPKAVKALERGLKQAKAGKLRSFERVFGEPQ; translated from the coding sequence ATGAGCCGTACCATTTCTCTCAAGGAAGCCCGGGCGAAGTTTTCCATGTTGGTGGAAAAAGCCGATCGCTTATCCGAGCGCTTTGTCGTCACCAAGAACGGCCTGCCGAAAGCCGTCGTCATGGGTGCAGATGAATTCGAGAGTTGGGTAGAAACCTTGGAGTTACTGTCCAATCCAAAGGCCGTCAAAGCGCTGGAGCGAGGACTCAAGCAAGCCAAGGCTGGCAAGCTTCGTTCGTTTGAGCGAGTCTTTGGTGAGCCTCAGTGA
- a CDS encoding type II toxin-antitoxin system RelE family toxin, with protein sequence MREVRLTPQAVKDLTVFDELTRQRIKNALRHLAQHPLDGKPLKGKFQKDKVWSYRVWPYRILYRREGSEWLDVLSLEHRKDVYR encoded by the coding sequence GTGAGGGAGGTTCGGCTGACGCCGCAGGCCGTCAAGGACTTGACCGTATTTGATGAGTTGACCCGCCAGAGAATCAAGAACGCCCTCCGCCATCTTGCGCAACACCCCCTCGACGGCAAGCCACTCAAAGGCAAGTTCCAGAAAGATAAGGTCTGGTCCTACCGTGTCTGGCCATACCGCATTCTGTACCGGAGGGAAGGATCGGAATGGTTGGACGTCCTGTCGCTCGAGCACCGGAAAGACGTCTATCGTTAG
- a CDS encoding DUF4258 domain-containing protein has translation MMEESDYAFDPDENAWLIRERGISFEQIIALIEGGNLVRVLEHHDRERYPNQLLYEVDIEGYIYVVPVVRAHRTLFLKTIYPSRKATRNRAKGSTP, from the coding sequence ATGATGGAGGAATCGGATTATGCCTTCGACCCGGACGAGAACGCCTGGCTCATCCGAGAACGAGGAATCAGCTTCGAACAGATCATCGCGCTGATCGAAGGCGGCAATCTCGTTCGGGTGCTGGAACACCACGACCGCGAGCGCTATCCCAACCAGCTTCTCTATGAGGTCGATATTGAGGGATATATCTACGTCGTCCCGGTCGTCAGAGCACACCGGACACTGTTTCTAAAGACGATCTATCCCAGCCGAAAAGCCACCAGAAACCGTGCCAAAGGAAGCACACCATGA
- a CDS encoding CopG family antitoxin, which yields MKKKTVLDEDEEKLIADYERGAFRPVKNQDRARKEAMEAARRYMRKDARINIRLSTADLEMLKRRAAEEGLPYQSLIASILHKYVSRSAPHTN from the coding sequence ATGAAGAAGAAAACTGTGCTGGATGAAGACGAGGAAAAGCTGATCGCTGATTACGAGCGTGGCGCCTTCAGACCGGTCAAGAATCAGGACAGGGCCAGAAAAGAAGCCATGGAAGCCGCCCGCCGTTACATGCGCAAGGATGCCCGGATCAATATCCGATTATCGACCGCTGACCTTGAAATGCTGAAGCGGCGAGCCGCCGAGGAAGGCCTGCCCTATCAAAGTCTGATAGCCAGCATTCTTCATAAATACGTAAGCCGCTCTGCGCCACACACGAACTAA
- a CDS encoding formylglycine-generating enzyme family protein — protein MSGRRGQSGNGPSTSWHRRRLAEEAAKREEAERARAAAAEQAQKAAEDARQVAERARRRQRYFSLALLILLVGLWIATWLWEKKYNVDQAILKVQSFFVSIQTEPEMVIVPGGVFRRGDLYGTGGSNEQPVQEVTLKPFALGKYEVTFAEYDRFALATGRTLPSDMDWGRRSRPVINVSWEDAQAYAQWLSEATGKRYRLPTESEWEYAARSGGKDEIWAGTSDERQLKDYAVYRKANRTEEVGSKKPNGLGLYDMSGNVWEWVKDCVHDDYRGAPRDGSAWLEANDGNCDRRVVRGGSWSYGPWDLRVSNRGKGDRHLVNIDAGFRLAQDIP, from the coding sequence GTGAGCGGGCGGCGCGGGCAGAGCGGCAACGGGCCGAGCACGAGCTGGCACAGGCGGCGCCTCGCTGAGGAAGCGGCCAAACGTGAAGAAGCCGAACGCGCGCGAGCCGCCGCGGCCGAACAAGCGCAGAAGGCAGCAGAGGATGCGCGGCAAGTGGCCGAGCGAGCGAGGCGACGACAAAGGTATTTCAGCCTGGCGCTGCTGATCCTCCTCGTGGGGCTCTGGATAGCTACCTGGCTCTGGGAGAAGAAGTATAACGTCGATCAGGCCATCCTGAAAGTTCAATCCTTCTTTGTCAGCATCCAAACCGAGCCAGAGATGGTAATTGTGCCAGGTGGCGTCTTTCGGCGAGGTGACTTATACGGTACAGGAGGGTCAAACGAGCAACCCGTGCAGGAGGTTACGCTCAAACCGTTTGCCTTGGGCAAGTATGAAGTTACCTTTGCCGAATATGACCGGTTCGCCTTAGCCACGGGTCGGACGTTGCCCAGTGATATGGATTGGGGACGTAGGTCTCGTCCGGTCATCAACGTATCTTGGGAAGATGCGCAAGCCTATGCTCAATGGTTATCCGAAGCGACTGGCAAGCGCTATCGGTTGCCGACGGAATCCGAATGGGAATACGCGGCGCGAAGTGGAGGAAAAGATGAAATTTGGGCAGGCACATCCGATGAGCGCCAGTTGAAGGACTATGCTGTGTACCGCAAAGCAAATCGCACAGAGGAAGTTGGCAGTAAGAAGCCCAATGGACTTGGACTGTATGACATGAGCGGGAACGTGTGGGAGTGGGTCAAAGATTGTGTGCACGACGATTACAGAGGGGCACCGAGGGATGGGTCGGCCTGGTTAGAAGCGAACGATGGGAATTGCGACAGGCGCGTGGTACGGGGCGGCTCCTGGAGCTACGGTCCCTGGGACTTGCGTGTCTCGAATCGGGGTAAGGGCGACCGCCATCTCGTGAACATCGATGCGGGCTTCCGTCTTGCTCAGGACATTCCGTAA